A stretch of DNA from Tachysurus vachellii isolate PV-2020 chromosome 4, HZAU_Pvac_v1, whole genome shotgun sequence:
acacagatcagtaatcaaagtgtaattgatgttactacgatattgtgttctgttaaaggaaaagaaacaaaaatgaaacacaaaacaaaatgcatttgcataagggaagtgaaaaacagataattttgtataccttctgacatcagaccttaaaaggacatacagcattATTACAGGTATAACTTAACATGCCAGGGTCagtaattaaagtataactgatgttaatccagtgttgtgttctgatacataaataaaatacacccttgTCAGGAAAGTGAGgagcaaataattttaagtcaggcaagccttaacagaagaaacacattacaacagggttataagaataagaatcttagagtatcttatctacttgttttattagtaaaaggaatgtcccattgtgttgtgtgtgtgtgtgtgtgtgggtgtgtgtatgcgtttgcaggtgagtgtgtgtgtatgtgtgtgtgtgtgtgtgtatgtgttctggTTGAGGGCCCCTATGAGTTCAACCAGAGAAGCTGCATGGGGTTATCTGATTTGTGGTAGGATCCAGACattctctagatgtgcaaagctggtagataCCTACCCCAAAGACTTGCTGCTATAATTGCACCAAAAGGTTATATTGACATAgagggctgaatacaaatgaatgGCACactttttatgtatatttatttgtaaaaaatgttGCACACAATTTAGCATTTTCCATTCACTTCACAGTTAtatgccactttgtgttggtctatcacataacatgacaataaaaacatttttgtggttgtaacatgatAAAATGTGGAAAGGTTATGAATATGGTACAGTATGGATACTTTTGCATGGCACTGTACCCTAATCTTTTTTCATATTCATAAATCTAAACACTAAAATGTCAAATACTTTATGTAACAAATCCACTGCTGGAGGCATACTAGAATCCATATGcagaattttattaaaattctattattattaaaacaggcaaaaagacaaaacatgaaatgaaaattgaaaaacAGAAGCAGGCAGGGGTCAACACATCGGTACACTGTCAccgaataaataaatccaaaagaGAATACAAATAACTGataaacaaagaacagaaaTTGGTAACAATAAGGCAGTACAGATTATTTTGATGGATTGGTATTTAGTGGAACTAACAAAACTTCACAAACTGGTTAACATTGAGCCTGGTTTAAACGTCCATAAACCATAAGTGAACTATGATAGCAGAAGTGAGTTCAATATTTGTGTGCTGGCTCCCTCTGATGCGAGGATTGGAGGATTGTGACATTACACTTTAGTAAAAGAGTTAACTATTTATGCATAGATTGAATAGATTTATTATACACTGCATGTAATGTTTCTCAATTTTAAGTCTGATTTTATCACTATTTATCAGAAATAACAGTCCCTATTACAGCAAAGTACATACTAGTCATGCAATCAAAAACTTATTGATACAGGTCACACAAAACAATAGCCACAGTTTTTATTCTTAAATTCATATCTATAACTTTTTTGTTAtaacaaaagagacaaaaaaatgaaagtacATAAATTATGCAGTGAATAAATAGAACACTGCTATATtcttatgaagaaaaaataaatctttttgaaACTAGAATTATTCAACTCACATTGAAGAAAATCTCATCAAAGCTGATTTTTAAAGCTGATTTtcacacagtatatattttttatttagaataatataatttgtattatAGATCACTAGTTGCAGAACTGTTGTCATTAAAATGTTAAGTTTAGGTGTGAGgtatttcttttattgttattataacaCGAACCTCATAATTTGGTAGTCTTTAAGGATAACATGTTTAAAAATCTGGGTCATATtaaagtgttatttttaaagCCACACAAAAGGAGAAATTTATAAACTTTTACAGAGTTATCCAGGTAATAACTGTTCAGCTCTCAGAATGAATAATCAGTTCTCAGAATGAAAGCTTAAATACAGCACAAAGATTTCAatagaaaatatacaaaatattccTTTTAAAATCCAAAGCACCAGATGATTTTGTTTCAAGTTCCAGAGGATATCGTTTTTTTCTGCTTACtactgcttttttctttttcttttttttttcttttttttttttactgtttttaatcATACAAATAACCTCTGATTTCTTAGCCTTGTTAATTAGAAGTTATTCCTGAACTGTGAATGTCTGATATGAATATGTATTTTTCCACTGTAGGCCTAAGTAAATCATCTGCATTAGAAAAAAGGCACTGAGATTTTCATGAGAGCCAATACTATAAGAATTTAGACTATTCAGATAGATTTGCCAAGGTTGTAGTGGAGAAACTCAAGTGGACTAAAAAGAACCCAGACCTGAACCTCTTTGAGATGAACTAGAATAGTAACAGCATACAAAATCACTGCCAGACCTGAATGGGCAAATCCTGACAGAAACATTACAGAATTACAAAgtctaatgtaaatgaattcctagaatattgaaaataattagAACAGCAAAATGTGGACTAAATCTGGTATGGGATGTTcaaaatacacatatatttatgatggtcaggtgtccacaaacatttagacATATAAACGTATAGTGTACACGAATAGATTTAATGGAAATGAAGAAATGTATGAATGTCCATTCAATTAAATATTGTACTAATGATTTGATTTTTGAGTTGGTAAGTTTTACTGCCTATCGAAAATGACAGCTGTAATTTTTGTGGGGACAGAAAGGGGCTGATCATTTATGATGCAcgctgacaaaataaaaaaaacattcaaaatagcaaacaaaaaagagttaaatatttaagattATATGGAAGGATTTGAATTAGGTGCCTACAAATCGTATGTATACAAATTTGTTTTCTAACTTTGCCTATAAATAGAATAATgcgtgtgttgttttttttcttacagattCTTTAGGTGATTTGGCAGCAaaaagatggagatggagacGTGTTGACAAGAAGGAGACTCTTTATTTGTTGTTACTGTTGTTCTCCAGGTCTTTGCACTGGATGTTGCCTCCACTGTAGTCAGTTCCTGGTATTGTGGCTCCAAATTTATCTACACACCAACAAATACCTCGCTTCTGCCCCCTGGAGGGTTTACACTGCAACAAAACCGCAGGGGGAAGTGATGTTTAACATTTAGCCAAAATAAACTTAATCATCTCTATCTGAgacatactatacactatactataattttatatttttacaggtAGTTTTTACACTGAAAAATGGAGATCAAAATCTTATTTTACTTGCCTGCTATAGTTCAGTTTAATTATTACTGTTGGCTGACTGAAATAATCGTGCTGGAAGTAGCAATTAGAAAATAGATAAATTGTGACCATGAAGGGATGCACATGGTCAGTAACAATACTACTTGCTGTGACTTCAAAAGATAAATGGTATTAACATACACTTAATGTGCAAAGAAAATATTCCTTTAAAAATATACACCTTTACATCATTTCCACAAACCTGGAATGTTGCCACATCGTATATGGGGTACATGGATTTATGCTGTTGGCAtcaaattctgaccctaccatctATGTGGTTCATTagacattaatattaatcagACCAGACTATGTTTTTACAGTTTTCTACTGTCTAGCTTTGGTGATTCTGTGCCCACTGAGGCCTCAGTATTATCTTCTTGGCTGAGAGATGTGAAACCAGCAGTCTGACAGCCCTACACAGCTACACAGCCCGGAGGCAGCAAGCTGTGATTATCATAAACAGCATTAATTTTTCATCAGACCAGACAGCCAAGCATTAGCTCCATATGTGCATAAATCTTGGGTCCCTATGACCAATGGCACCACTTGTCCTTCTTTGGACTACTTTTGATAGGTAATAAGTACTGGAACATACCACAAAACCTGTTTTAGTTATGCTCTGACCCAATCATCTATCCATCAAATTCTTTGTTTGCATCAACTTTGATGAACTGATGAACAAGAACTGAATTTTCACTTGCTTCATAattttccttcattccttcataAGCATCAGAgatctgagatgtttttctgagatcacactttttcacaTCCTCAGTATGAATATTAACTAATGTTATTGTGCACAATTAGTGTTTACATGcctgaagcatggtggaggagATTAGTGAAGGAACATGTGTGATCTGTATCTGAAAaacagtaatagtaatagtattttttgtaattactatataattataatagtatttttttttaatagtatatTTGCTGATCCCTGAAATTATAAAATTGTGGAgaattgtgtcatttttacttacTCAGTTATGAGTCTGTAAAAGTTCAGAAATATGTATCTGTGTCCAAAcagagttttagactgatggtagtcttaagccctattcggacgggattagttttacgtggggacgtggagtaatgcaattttacctcaggacgtccgtaatattaattggccaattcgcacgggacaagacatctcagtaaaactagctgaagtgggaggggtaactcgctttacgcaccacagtaacctccttgtcatcatgtgtgtatgacgttgcttcctgttatcacgtgcgcaaacagacaacatggcgcctccatgcttgcaaaatgctccaaaaactacttttaaacaggaaatgacagaattttacATTACCTATTTACAGCCGGTCTATTCGGatgggattagtattacctgaggtaatttttccggacctttttacagaaggtaaaagtcgccgtaatctttactgacattgtccgtaatgattaccgagatggcacatttgGATGGGACTAATATCACCGAGAAgttctggtaataattactttacccccacatCCCCACgaaaaactaatcccgtccgaatagggctttactctgtgacctagtgaaccagtgctgatttattcattgatagagatttCAAATCACTTTTGCACATCTGGCTCTGCATAAGGCCATCTgtcaaatggcataaatgtaaatttaaatctatataatatgctatattttttaatttgttatataTGGCTTAAAACCTGTTTGCGCTTGAAGAAGCCTTTTTTGTCACAATTaggcagatagagagacagagccACGACTCTGGGCATGTCCTTCATCCTCCGGACAATTATGTCAAGCTTCCTCCTACAAGGTCCCTGTAATTaacacaaatcaacaaaatatgtaatataagtACATTATATGCTTTTATTCCAGGGCATCACAGCATAACAGTTCTTCAAAATGGAAAGCTTTGCGAGCTCACTGGTATGAGTCTTACCATTTCCGGCTGGACCTTCTGGACGCTGAGTGGGGAGGAGTTAATATGGACTGTGGTCCTCAGTTTAGATTGTAACTGTTTCCTGTTCTTTTGAACTGCCAAGACTTTCTTGTTGTTGATGTGGTTTTGAGAAAACAAAGGCAACTTAGAATGATGAAGTGGATTCTCAGACACTATCCCCAAGACACCTTTAGGTGGCTCTTGATCTATGGATGGGAATCAAGAAATTATTAAGCTAATTTGTTCACAGAAGAAAGCTTACACAATAGTAAGAGAGGCATAAAATATCACAACCAAAATTTAGTTTGAGACAATTCAATCAATCAGAAAATACCGAGAGTCATAAAATAGTCATACAAAATACATATGGCTAACATTTGGCATGACATACTGACTGTTGTATTTTATGACTTGCCATATTACAAGATAATACTAGTTttctttaagcatttatttcctAATGACTCTCTACATGTATCTTACCATTTGCCACATAGGATAGGTAAGAGATAAGAGATAAGCAAATCCCTTTCTCTTGTCCTTTCTGCTGACTAATGCCTCTGCTTTGGCTCTGTGAACCAAACGAGGACGTATCATTGTCTGCGTAAGATACTGAGAAACGATGTTGGCAATGATTAGTGGTCTGACACTAAATTGcttaataaaagaaacaatatgTGGCATATGTTTCTTGTGCTGTTGCTAATCCCAATCTGTGCTCACTTGGCTGTATTTCCAGCCAAGCACCTATGACGCATGGCTCAAGTCTCATGTCTGTCGAAGCCAGACACCAGCTTCCGTCATGTTGAGTTAGTGGAAATCGAAACAAGAAATGAGTGAATCCCTTTCTCTTGTCCTCTCCGTTATTAATCTGCGTAATGTTTCTGGTTTTGCTCCATCTTGTCTTGTTTTAAGAAGCTCAGTATGTGTGATTATGAACAATGGCTTTCTAGGGGCCATTGGAGATAGCTACATCGGCTGTCACTAAGTCCAGTTTGGACAGGTGTGGCGAGCAGGTTAACATCCTCTGCTTAAAACTTGATGACTGCTACCTGAcatcacctccacctccacacaGAAAGAGACCTGTTTTTCCTGATCTCCACACATAAAAGTGCATGTGATAGCCATTGCTatttgagcccatggagtcagcctctgagacGTTTCTTAACCTAAAAATGGCTCTCCTCATAGTCTTGACATCTCTAAAAAGTTTTGGGGACATAGAGGCCCTGTTAGCTGCCCCTCTTGTCTGGAGATTTCTCTGGGTGTAGTCAAGGCTGTTTTGCATCCCAGGGTGGTATACATTCCCAAAATGCCCATCATCTTGTAGGCCGTTCTGTCCTCCACCCCATGACTCTGCAGAGCAGGAGTGCCCAGATCAGGCTCTAAGCACTTACTGCTATCGAGTGCCTGATGTAAGTCCTTGTGTCTTTTAGTCTGCTTTTGCAGCTGCAATAAAGCCAATCCAATCTCCAAGCAGCACCTTGAGCATTGGGAGGTTGAGCATATTAACCAGACCTATGAGGTGTGTAGCATATCTTTGCCTCCAGGTATAAGGGCATACTTTACTAGAAATATTGCCTCGTACAGTATCTGTGCTGTGGCAGGCTGGTCTTGTCTGCACACTTTTATcatcaatgtaaatgtaaacgttatCAGCTTGTATAGCTTGGATTTGGACTTTGCCCGAGGTTCCACATCCTACAGGGCTTGTTGATGTTCTGCTTCTGTAGTTGCCCATGCTGCTCTCACGACCCTGCAGGACAGACATCTCTCGACATGTTGTAGCATAGGTATTGACGTTCTCATAGCGTCAAGCCATGACACAGCGCCAGGTTCCCATAAGATAGAGTTCCCATAGCTTAAAGGCATGACCCAGCATCTTGTTCCCTTCTCTGGGAACCAGGCGCTTTTTACATAAGTGAACATTCAAGACAAAGAAACTAAAAAACAGGTGCCAGAAAACTAAACagaaagcaaaaatatatacataagcAGTAACTAGATAAGTAACTAGATAAGTGATAAGCAGTAAATAGGTAAGAAGGCTAAACCAGTGAATAGAAAGGGGATGGAGAAAACAAAACCAGACCACATACTGAATCGAATGGAATTAGCACATAGTGGAACAAAGGATGTAGGCTTTACATATTGTCATTACACTACTAAATTTTACCTCCGCTCCATATAAGTTTGATAAAGAAGACAAgggcttctctttaatttttgcTGGACCTGGTTCTCTtgttttcaatttcaatttggAAAAAGCATCTGTTGAATTATTCTAAAAATATCCACATTAGGCCAAAgaagatattttattatgttttttagtCTTTAATGTATAGTATTCAATTCAACAGTGGACATATAAAGTCAGATAAACACTGTAGGCCTTCAGTCTTTccagttagttagtttttaccAAAGGTAAATAGTTCTGATAGGTAATTCTCCCAAATGTAAATTGGAATTCTGACCCTAACCAGAAtagaaatatgcaaatattaaaaatataagttaaaaattctgatgtttgtgtttctgggATTGTGTAACAGTCGATCaacaataaaaatgtgcatCACAACACACTTGCAGTTTTTGTAGCTAACAGCAGTATCTTGTTAATTATGCTATATAAGGAGCCATTGGAGATAGCTACATCAGCTGTCAATAAGTGTTAGGACTGGTGTGATGAGCAGGTTAACATCCTCTGTTTAAACTTGATGACCGCTACCTGACATCAGGTTGTGCACTACCTTCACACAGAAAGAGACCCATTTTTCCTGATCTCCACACATAAAAGTGTATGTGACAGCCATTGCTGAGagtcacacacatatattgCTCCTTGGGGAACATCACTATTGTAATTGTATGTACTTATTATCAGTAGTTCCTTGTATTCAACACAAGCATCAGTATTACAAACACTATCAacattattaggaacacctgtacacctgatcTTTTATGCAGTTATCTGATCAGCCAtttatgtggcagcagcacaattcATAAAATTATGCACCTCAAGgtgttgtgcattctgtgtgtacatgtgttgtgcattctgagcaTTTTCTaatcaccacagttgtaaagaatACTTATTTATAGACTTCATATAGATCTATAGACTTCCTGTAAGCTGAGAGCAATCAGTTCATTCTCCTTTGATCTCTCTCAACAACAAAGCATTTCAGCCTCCAGGCCCTCtgcacacacagtgttttttgttttttatacctTTCTGTGTACAGGCTAGAGACTGTTCTTAGAAAATTCAAGATCAGCgatttctaaaatactcaatcCAGTTCATTTgtcaccaacaaccatgccacagttGTGGGTGCCATCAGagtcacagaaaacacacttttCCCCATTCTAAGGCTTggtgtaaacattaactgatgctcttgacctgtatctgcatgactttatacattgtgttgctgccatgtgattagCTGATTATATAACTACATAAATTATCACATATTTCACATACTTTTCACAGGCCATTTCTTATTACATAACTTGTCCTTCGGTCTTTGACACAACATCAATGACACATACATCAAAATGTGCATAACTTAGCATTCTCAGTTGTACTTTTTTGACAAAATTAATCTTGGTTAAAAGTTAATCTTGGTTCTATGTAGCTCATCTCTGTACCT
This window harbors:
- the igfbp5a gene encoding insulin-like growth factor-binding protein 5a encodes the protein MDLEERKVLFSACALIALLPACLTYYVPCDPCDPKTLSMCPPVPTACQAVKEPGCGCCLTCALREGHECGVYTGTCAAGLRCLPRVGEEKPLHALLHGKGMCMNEKDYKPATDQEPPKGVLGIVSENPLHHSKLPLFSQNHINNKKVLAVQKNRKQLQSKLRTTVHINSSPLSVQKVQPEMGPCRRKLDIIVRRMKDMPRVVALSLYLPNCDKKGFFKRKQCKPSRGQKRGICWCVDKFGATIPGTDYSGGNIQCKDLENNSNNK